A window of Metabacillus sp. B2-18 contains these coding sequences:
- a CDS encoding DsbA family oxidoreductase, giving the protein MKIEVWSDFVCPFCYIGKRRLEMALDQFPHKDQVEVEFKSFELDPNAPIQTEQGIYQALAAKFGASEQQVREMNKGLIQQASDLGITFNYEDMKPTNTFNAHRLNKFAKTIGKETELTEKLLHAYFTDTKNVGDIYTLADLAEAAGIDRSKALEVLNDETAFANEVRGDERTAQQIGVTGVPFFVVNQKYSISGAQPQETFSRALTQFWEEEKPKPKFQELRFDSGEGAICTDDGCEVPSNSKKN; this is encoded by the coding sequence ATGAAAATAGAAGTATGGTCAGATTTTGTCTGTCCGTTTTGTTATATAGGTAAACGCCGTTTAGAAATGGCTCTAGATCAATTTCCACATAAAGACCAAGTAGAGGTTGAGTTTAAAAGCTTTGAATTGGACCCTAATGCTCCAATACAAACTGAACAAGGTATTTATCAGGCATTAGCAGCTAAATTTGGAGCAAGTGAACAACAAGTTAGAGAAATGAATAAAGGTCTTATTCAACAAGCTTCTGACCTTGGTATAACATTTAACTATGAAGATATGAAGCCAACGAATACCTTTAATGCTCACCGTTTAAATAAATTCGCCAAAACAATTGGAAAAGAAACAGAATTAACTGAAAAACTATTGCATGCTTATTTTACAGATACAAAAAATGTCGGGGACATCTATACATTGGCTGACCTTGCAGAGGCTGCAGGAATAGATCGCAGTAAAGCTTTAGAAGTGTTAAATGACGAAACAGCCTTTGCAAATGAAGTGAGAGGCGATGAAAGAACAGCTCAACAAATCGGTGTAACAGGCGTACCTTTCTTTGTTGTGAATCAGAAGTATTCCATATCAGGTGCTCAACCACAAGAAACATTTTCACGTGCACTTACACAATTTTGGGAGGAAGAAAAACCAAAACCTAAGTTTCAGGAGCTACGCTTTGACAGTGGTGAAGGTGCTA
- a CDS encoding catalase → MDKSSKNNKKNKKNEQLDQYRIQNTGKKITTNEGLKIANNHATLKAGDRGPVLMQDFHFFQKQMHFDQERIPERVVHARGAGAHGEFELYKSMKQYTKAGFLQEPGTKTPVFARFSTVQGGRGSKDTARDIRGFAVKFYTEEGNYDLLGLQFPIFVLHDAFKFVDSQHALKPEPHNEMPTASAAHDNFWDFVANNQESAHFVMWAMSDRAIPRSWRMMEGFAINTFRFVNDQGKATFVKFHWKPVLGVHSLLMEEAQIIGGVDPDYHRRDLYECIKKGAYPEFELGVQMIPEEDEHKFDFDVLDPTKVWPEEIIPVDIVGKMTLNKNVDNFFAETEQVAFDVTNLVPGIDFTDDPILQGRTFTYKITQSHRLGGPNYQEIPINQSLCPFHNNQREGFKRHRIDVDQVNYYKNSIANNTPGPTSPEEGGYHHYPEKVEGRKVKASSDSFKDFFSHARLFWNSLSHVEKQHVIEAFSFELGKVDNLSVRQQVVDMFANVDKEMATIIANHIAADLPKGNHVPVTASSPALSQANTKHYPHTLTVGVIIANGFNGNEVKETLDALRQHGIFVKVISDKLGYVTGANGTKIKVDQTFLTTHNALLDSLYVVGGHSDNQSIFNIKMSEFISGVYKHYKPIGIATTGQSFFQPSELNNMAGVIFAENNQNFGEEFVSAITTQRFWNRT, encoded by the coding sequence TTGGATAAGTCATCAAAGAACAACAAGAAAAATAAAAAGAATGAGCAACTTGATCAGTATCGTATTCAAAATACAGGTAAAAAAATAACAACAAATGAAGGGTTAAAGATTGCTAACAATCATGCAACCTTAAAGGCGGGCGATCGTGGTCCAGTATTAATGCAGGACTTTCATTTTTTTCAAAAACAGATGCATTTTGACCAGGAACGCATACCTGAAAGAGTTGTTCATGCTAGAGGAGCAGGTGCCCATGGTGAATTTGAACTATATAAGTCTATGAAACAATATACTAAAGCAGGCTTCTTACAAGAACCCGGGACCAAGACACCTGTATTTGCTCGGTTTTCAACAGTCCAAGGGGGTAGAGGTTCTAAGGATACTGCTCGAGATATTCGTGGTTTTGCAGTTAAGTTTTATACGGAAGAAGGGAATTATGATTTATTAGGACTTCAATTTCCTATATTCGTACTTCATGATGCCTTTAAGTTTGTGGATTCCCAGCATGCACTTAAACCTGAACCACATAACGAAATGCCAACTGCCTCTGCTGCACATGATAATTTTTGGGATTTTGTTGCGAATAATCAGGAGTCAGCACATTTTGTGATGTGGGCGATGTCAGATCGAGCCATTCCAAGAAGTTGGCGCATGATGGAAGGGTTTGCTATTAATACGTTCCGATTTGTAAATGATCAAGGAAAAGCAACATTCGTGAAGTTTCATTGGAAGCCAGTTCTGGGTGTTCACTCATTACTAATGGAAGAAGCACAAATTATTGGTGGTGTTGATCCAGATTATCATAGGCGGGATTTATATGAATGTATTAAAAAAGGAGCTTATCCGGAATTTGAATTGGGTGTTCAGATGATCCCTGAAGAAGATGAGCACAAGTTTGATTTTGATGTTTTAGATCCAACAAAGGTTTGGCCTGAGGAGATTATACCTGTAGACATTGTTGGTAAAATGACATTAAATAAAAATGTTGATAACTTCTTTGCTGAAACAGAACAAGTTGCATTTGATGTAACAAATCTTGTACCGGGAATTGACTTTACAGACGATCCTATTTTACAAGGAAGAACATTTACTTATAAAATCACTCAGTCACATCGTCTTGGTGGACCCAATTATCAGGAAATCCCCATTAACCAATCTCTTTGCCCATTCCATAATAACCAGCGTGAAGGCTTTAAAAGACATCGAATTGATGTTGATCAAGTAAACTATTATAAAAATTCAATTGCAAACAACACCCCAGGTCCTACAAGTCCCGAAGAAGGTGGATATCATCATTATCCAGAGAAAGTAGAAGGGCGTAAGGTAAAGGCTAGTAGTGATTCTTTCAAAGATTTCTTTTCACACGCAAGATTGTTTTGGAATAGTTTGTCACATGTAGAGAAGCAGCACGTTATTGAAGCTTTTAGCTTTGAACTTGGAAAAGTAGATAACCTGTCCGTTCGACAGCAAGTTGTCGATATGTTTGCAAATGTGGATAAAGAGATGGCAACCATCATTGCAAATCATATTGCAGCAGATCTTCCTAAAGGAAATCATGTTCCAGTTACAGCCTCATCACCAGCACTTAGCCAAGCAAATACAAAACACTACCCACACACATTAACGGTTGGTGTAATTATTGCAAACGGTTTTAATGGGAATGAGGTAAAGGAAACTTTGGATGCTCTTCGTCAACATGGTATTTTTGTTAAAGTAATAAGCGATAAGCTTGGTTATGTAACAGGAGCAAATGGTACAAAGATTAAGGTAGATCAGACATTCCTTACTACTCATAATGCTCTGCTTGACTCTCTCTATGTTGTGGGTGGACATTCTGATAATCAATCTATATTTAACATAAAAATGAGTGAGTTTATAAGTGGAGTATACAAACATTATAAGCCTATTGGTATTGCAACGACAGGTCAGTCTTTTTTTCAACCTTCTGAACTAAACAACATGGCTGGAGTGATTTTTGCAGAAAACAACCAGAACTTTGGGGAAGAATTTGTTTCGGCTATTACAACACAGAGGTTTTGGAATCGAACGTAA
- a CDS encoding alpha/beta hydrolase: MKKKLIITGSICAFLLVAAYFFVGNYFYNFALNVDREKEFLEDNPNLQQSDAVVASVAEEAELADDEFKQKYSPSKLSVVSSDKEQLKLNAYVYENEQAGHKWAIVVHGYNGKAKSMTRYIRNFHEKGYNVLAPDLRGHGESEGNYIGMGWHDRKDMLLWIDQILKKDHEAEIVLFGVSMGGATVMMTSGEELPSNLKVIVEDCGYSSVSDVFVYQLDDLFGLPEFPVMNAANTVTNVRAGYDLYEASAIEQVSKSVTPMLFIHGDADTFVPFEMLDKVYEEANVEKEKLVISGANHGDAEKVDPEAYWGTVWRFVDRYIN; the protein is encoded by the coding sequence ATGAAAAAGAAACTAATCATTACAGGCTCAATTTGTGCATTTTTACTAGTAGCTGCTTATTTCTTTGTAGGAAACTATTTTTACAATTTTGCGTTAAATGTTGATCGAGAGAAAGAATTTTTAGAAGATAATCCAAATTTACAGCAAAGTGATGCTGTTGTTGCATCTGTTGCCGAGGAAGCCGAGCTTGCTGACGATGAGTTTAAGCAAAAGTATAGTCCTTCCAAGCTAAGCGTTGTTTCGTCGGATAAAGAACAATTAAAGTTAAATGCGTATGTTTATGAAAATGAACAAGCTGGTCACAAGTGGGCAATCGTGGTTCATGGTTATAATGGTAAGGCGAAATCAATGACGAGATATATTAGGAATTTTCATGAAAAAGGCTACAATGTTCTTGCTCCTGATCTTCGCGGGCATGGGGAAAGTGAAGGAAATTATATTGGTATGGGCTGGCATGATCGTAAAGATATGTTACTGTGGATTGACCAAATACTAAAAAAAGATCATGAAGCAGAAATTGTTTTATTCGGTGTCTCAATGGGGGGAGCAACAGTCATGATGACATCTGGAGAAGAGTTACCATCAAACTTGAAAGTAATTGTAGAAGATTGTGGTTACTCGTCAGTAAGTGATGTGTTTGTGTATCAGCTTGACGATCTTTTCGGTTTACCTGAATTTCCTGTTATGAATGCAGCGAATACAGTGACGAACGTACGTGCTGGATATGATTTATATGAAGCATCCGCTATTGAGCAAGTTTCCAAAAGTGTAACACCAATGTTATTTATTCATGGTGATGCCGATACCTTTGTACCTTTTGAAATGTTAGATAAAGTCTATGAGGAAGCAAATGTGGAGAAAGAAAAGCTGGTTATCTCAGGCGCTAATCATGGAGATGCGGAGAAGGTGGATCCTGAGGCTTATTGGGGTACTGTATGGCGATTTGTTGATCGTTATATAAACTAA
- a CDS encoding MFS transporter, with amino-acid sequence MNKHNSKYRWVVFASVLFTYFLIVSQRTAPGLITAQLMKDFHVTAATIGMIASIQFVAYAGLQVPIGILSDRFGPNFFLIVGTFLAGIGTLMYSVAPNEIVLLLARLIVGTGDSAIWVNLVLILSQWFKGNEFVKLIGMAGMAGSLGFFLASVPFSIFIGLTGWRTSFLSMGILLCLSGLLLYIVLVHRPKKTMKNHHSTQPSAKKTSSSPEKTMAILKRIFSTRQAWAAFFCHFGAVGTYVGFIGSWAVPYGMNVFDMSLSSASQLIMYGLVGAIIGAPLTTWISSRIHSIKKPYMIVHSIIFLSWSSFLLFSGKPPFFMIVLLFFMIGYGNGASTLTFAIVRQSFDPKEVGVATGFANMGGFLSAVLLPSIFGKVLDFFQVSESNIGYFYGFIIPVVFSLIGLFGGYLIKEQRQEVMQSKGLTY; translated from the coding sequence ATGAACAAACATAACAGCAAGTACAGATGGGTCGTTTTTGCCTCCGTCCTATTCACCTATTTTCTCATAGTTAGTCAAAGAACGGCACCGGGCTTAATTACAGCTCAATTAATGAAGGATTTTCATGTAACAGCTGCAACAATTGGCATGATTGCAAGTATTCAGTTTGTCGCATATGCAGGTTTACAGGTTCCGATTGGAATTTTATCAGATCGGTTTGGACCTAATTTTTTCCTCATTGTTGGAACGTTTTTAGCTGGAATTGGAACTTTGATGTATAGTGTTGCACCCAATGAAATTGTGCTTCTTTTGGCAAGGTTAATTGTTGGAACTGGTGATTCAGCTATTTGGGTGAACTTAGTTTTAATTTTAAGTCAATGGTTCAAAGGAAATGAGTTTGTTAAATTAATTGGAATGGCTGGAATGGCGGGAAGTCTTGGCTTTTTTCTAGCATCGGTACCATTTTCTATATTCATAGGATTAACAGGTTGGAGAACTTCCTTTTTATCAATGGGTATCCTTTTATGTTTAAGTGGACTACTTCTTTATATAGTTCTGGTTCATCGTCCAAAAAAAACGATGAAAAATCATCATTCAACTCAACCTTCTGCAAAGAAAACCAGTTCCTCACCTGAAAAAACAATGGCGATATTAAAGCGTATTTTTTCAACTCGTCAAGCATGGGCAGCTTTCTTCTGTCACTTTGGTGCTGTTGGTACATATGTGGGGTTCATTGGTTCTTGGGCTGTACCATATGGAATGAACGTGTTTGATATGTCGCTTTCTAGTGCAAGTCAATTGATTATGTATGGTCTTGTTGGGGCGATCATTGGAGCACCTTTAACAACCTGGATTTCAAGTAGAATTCATTCTATAAAAAAACCTTATATGATTGTTCATTCCATTATTTTTCTTAGCTGGTCGTCATTTCTCTTATTTAGTGGAAAGCCACCATTTTTTATGATCGTTCTCTTGTTTTTCATGATTGGTTATGGAAACGGTGCAAGTACCTTAACCTTTGCCATTGTCCGCCAATCTTTTGATCCGAAAGAGGTAGGAGTTGCAACTGGTTTTGCTAATATGGGTGGTTTTTTAAGTGCTGTTTTATTACCAAGTATTTTTGGTAAAGTATTAGACTTTTTTCAAGTCTCTGAAAGCAATATAGGTTATTTCTATGGATTTATAATTCCTGTGGTTTTTTCGTTAATAGGTTTATTTGGTGGATATCTTATTAAAGAACAACGTCAGGAGGTTATGCAATCAAAGGGGTTAACCTATTGA
- a CDS encoding VOC family protein — protein sequence MSRLVHFEIHVDNMERAKKFYGEVFGWTFQDWSEFAGMPYFGAVTGSEDEPGINGALMQRMQRQSSAPEQNQPLNGYACTMGVEDYDSTEAKILEQGGKVAMTKYALPGMAWQGYYIDTEGNIFGLHQPDVNAK from the coding sequence ATGAGCAGATTAGTTCATTTTGAAATTCATGTAGATAACATGGAGCGAGCTAAAAAATTTTATGGTGAGGTTTTTGGTTGGACATTCCAAGATTGGAGTGAATTTGCTGGGATGCCTTATTTCGGTGCGGTAACAGGTAGTGAGGATGAGCCCGGTATTAATGGCGCTTTAATGCAACGTATGCAACGTCAAAGTTCTGCTCCAGAACAAAACCAGCCTCTAAACGGCTACGCATGTACAATGGGAGTAGAAGATTACGATTCCACGGAAGCTAAAATTTTGGAACAAGGTGGCAAGGTAGCGATGACTAAATATGCCCTCCCTGGTATGGCTTGGCAAGGATACTATATAGATACCGAAGGAAATATTTTTGGTTTACACCAACCTGATGTAAATGCAAAATAG
- a CDS encoding VOC family protein, producing the protein MINKVGKVTVYVQDQEQAKEFWVNKLGFILKLEQPMGPNATWIEVGPSDDEFTTLVLYSKSAMEQQQPSKVAHPSILFSTTDVESAYEEMKQNGVKVGDMLKMQFGTMFSFYDQDDNEYLLREDK; encoded by the coding sequence ATGATAAATAAAGTTGGAAAAGTAACGGTTTATGTACAAGATCAAGAACAGGCAAAAGAATTCTGGGTTAATAAACTCGGGTTTATCTTAAAGTTGGAACAACCAATGGGACCGAACGCTACATGGATTGAGGTTGGACCTAGTGATGATGAATTTACGACATTGGTTCTTTATTCAAAGTCAGCTATGGAGCAGCAACAACCTTCAAAAGTTGCTCATCCATCAATTCTATTTAGCACAACAGATGTTGAATCAGCGTATGAAGAAATGAAACAAAATGGTGTAAAAGTAGGGGACATGTTAAAAATGCAGTTCGGCACAATGTTTAGTTTCTATGATCAAGATGACAATGAATATTTATTAAGAGAAGATAAATAA
- a CDS encoding response regulator transcription factor, whose amino-acid sequence MNILYVEDEEELGVWVYQDLTKRGYQVTWLKSGEGALERADDLDLAILDVMLPGLDGFSIGKRLKKASPKLPIIMLSARSQVDDKLEGLQFADDYMTKPFHPDELAARISVLLRRFDKIMPTVVKIQHLQYYPKQYQLFDDELQEEIILTSKQLQIFDYLLKHTGQIMTKEQIYESIWGADFFEGDKTLMVHIRYLREKIEKDPAKPTIIETIRGIGYRLKQ is encoded by the coding sequence ATGAATATTTTATATGTCGAAGACGAGGAAGAGTTAGGAGTATGGGTTTATCAGGATTTAACCAAGAGAGGCTATCAAGTAACATGGTTAAAAAGTGGAGAAGGTGCTCTAGAGCGAGCTGATGACTTAGATCTTGCTATCCTTGATGTTATGCTACCTGGATTAGACGGCTTTTCTATTGGAAAGAGATTAAAAAAGGCTTCACCTAAACTGCCAATCATCATGCTATCAGCGCGTTCACAAGTGGATGATAAGCTAGAAGGATTGCAATTTGCAGATGATTATATGACAAAACCGTTTCATCCAGATGAGCTTGCTGCAAGAATTAGTGTACTGTTACGTCGCTTTGATAAAATTATGCCAACTGTGGTAAAAATACAGCACTTGCAATATTATCCAAAGCAATATCAGTTGTTTGATGATGAACTTCAGGAAGAAATCATTTTAACATCAAAGCAGCTGCAAATTTTTGATTATCTATTAAAACATACCGGTCAAATTATGACTAAAGAACAAATCTATGAATCAATTTGGGGAGCGGACTTTTTTGAAGGTGACAAAACCCTGATGGTCCATATTCGTTATTTAAGAGAAAAAATCGAAAAAGATCCTGCTAAACCAACTATTATTGAAACAATTCGAGGAATTGGCTATAGGTTAAAGCAATGA
- a CDS encoding HAMP domain-containing sensor histidine kinase encodes MKKLSRSLQTKYLVLIISAMFILPIAFPLASFVVYLPALLVNYNKMEVYQSDEIESEWHEKAMTLQNLTDSEIIDSLKETVNELEHSSVFWVDNTGKTRFTSNEKARVPEIWNASDIVLFMKESYGGDPFTVVSFIGEEKNGLIVLQIDRKYMDYPIQQLENYFEIIYAIVVGLLLLLFIILFWLFFRTIQKRIVRLQSTMDIENQNIPSKVKVGEMDELGQLEDSFNKMIERLEVGRLREQEEEKLRKELIANLSHDLRTPLATIRAHAYSLKNEDISPEGQESITIIDKKIDHLHTLIENLLSYTLLSSGKYSYKPKDVDVNRAIRLSLSAWYPIFEKEGLEVDVQLFEKTLSWRMDPNWFERILDNLFQNVVRHAKSGKYIGILCEEDKIIIKDRGPGMKKKSEQSGVGIGLSIIELMTKEMGMIWTIDSSNEGTTITITKP; translated from the coding sequence ATGAAGAAATTAAGTCGTAGTTTGCAAACGAAATATTTAGTCTTAATTATTAGTGCTATGTTTATCTTGCCAATTGCCTTTCCTCTTGCATCATTTGTTGTTTACTTACCGGCATTATTAGTGAATTACAATAAAATGGAAGTTTATCAAAGCGACGAAATAGAATCAGAATGGCATGAAAAAGCTATGACTTTACAAAATCTAACTGATTCAGAAATTATTGATAGTTTAAAAGAAACAGTAAATGAACTTGAACACTCCTCTGTTTTTTGGGTGGATAACACTGGAAAAACACGATTTACTTCAAATGAAAAGGCCAGGGTTCCTGAAATTTGGAATGCAAGTGATATTGTGTTGTTTATGAAAGAAAGCTATGGAGGCGATCCGTTTACTGTTGTTTCTTTTATTGGTGAAGAGAAGAATGGCCTTATTGTCCTGCAAATTGATCGAAAGTACATGGATTATCCTATCCAGCAATTGGAGAATTACTTCGAAATCATCTATGCAATAGTTGTAGGACTATTATTGCTACTATTTATCATTCTTTTTTGGTTGTTTTTTCGAACCATTCAAAAAAGAATTGTGAGACTTCAGTCAACTATGGATATAGAAAATCAGAATATTCCTAGTAAGGTAAAAGTTGGAGAAATGGATGAGTTAGGTCAATTAGAAGATTCATTTAATAAAATGATTGAACGCTTAGAGGTTGGAAGATTGCGTGAACAAGAAGAAGAAAAGCTTCGAAAAGAGCTGATTGCGAATTTATCCCACGATCTTCGTACGCCATTAGCAACAATTCGTGCCCATGCATACTCGCTAAAAAATGAGGATATCTCTCCAGAAGGGCAAGAGTCAATCACGATCATAGATAAAAAAATTGATCATTTACATACTTTAATTGAAAATCTTCTTTCCTATACCTTATTAAGTTCAGGAAAATATTCGTATAAACCAAAGGATGTTGACGTAAATCGAGCAATTCGCCTTTCTCTTTCGGCCTGGTATCCAATTTTTGAAAAAGAAGGACTGGAAGTAGACGTTCAGTTGTTTGAAAAAACATTATCTTGGAGAATGGATCCAAATTGGTTTGAAAGAATATTGGATAATCTATTTCAAAACGTCGTAAGACATGCAAAGTCAGGTAAATATATTGGGATTCTTTGCGAGGAAGATAAGATCATTATTAAAGATCGAGGTCCTGGAATGAAAAAAAAATCGGAGCAATCAGGAGTTGGAATCGGATTATCAATCATTGAACTTATGACAAAGGAAATGGGCATGATTTGGACTATTGATTCTTCGAACGAAGGAACAACGATCACGATAACGAAACCTTAG
- a CDS encoding ABC transporter ATP-binding protein, with product MSQLIVETNNLTKSFKGAQAVNSVNLNIPKGSIYGFLGPNGAGKTTAIKLLLGLMKETSGSIQIFGKDLKKDKQMILRRIGSLVESPSYYGHLTARENLQLLQTILHVPKERIDEVLAIVRLEKDDNRPVKGFSLGMKQRLGIASALLGNPELLILDEPTNGLDPSGIIEIRELIKSLPEKYGVTVLVSSHLLSEIDQMATEVGIISKGSLIFQDSIEVLRKKSVSKIRIQTNNSKAAWNILVKEGLKGEIEGNYLSFKQNKNKEVAEMIRILVQHKLDVYRVEEVKRSLESIFLDMTKEEKSL from the coding sequence ATGAGTCAATTAATAGTAGAAACGAACAATTTAACAAAATCATTTAAAGGAGCACAAGCTGTTAATTCAGTGAATTTAAACATACCGAAAGGATCTATATATGGGTTCCTTGGACCAAATGGTGCAGGAAAAACAACCGCTATTAAGCTGCTTTTAGGTTTGATGAAAGAAACTTCAGGATCAATACAAATTTTTGGAAAAGACCTGAAAAAAGACAAACAAATGATTCTTAGAAGAATTGGATCTTTAGTAGAATCTCCTTCGTATTATGGTCATTTAACCGCTAGAGAAAATTTACAATTATTGCAAACAATATTACATGTTCCAAAAGAACGAATTGATGAAGTCCTTGCTATTGTCCGCTTAGAAAAAGATGATAATCGCCCAGTTAAAGGCTTTTCATTAGGAATGAAACAAAGACTTGGAATTGCATCAGCTCTTCTAGGAAATCCTGAACTTCTTATTCTAGACGAACCAACAAATGGACTTGATCCCTCTGGTATTATCGAGATTCGAGAATTAATTAAAAGTTTACCAGAAAAATATGGTGTAACTGTCCTCGTTTCAAGTCATCTTTTATCAGAGATTGATCAAATGGCAACCGAAGTAGGGATTATTTCAAAAGGATCACTCATATTTCAAGATTCTATTGAAGTTCTAAGAAAGAAATCGGTTAGCAAAATACGCATACAAACAAACAATTCCAAAGCTGCATGGAATATTTTAGTCAAAGAAGGATTAAAAGGGGAAATTGAAGGAAATTACCTTTCGTTTAAGCAAAACAAGAACAAAGAAGTCGCCGAAATGATTCGTATTCTTGTCCAACACAAGTTGGACGTTTATCGGGTAGAAGAAGTGAAAAGGTCATTAGAAAGCATTTTCTTAGACATGACGAAAGAGGAGAAAAGCTTATGA
- a CDS encoding ABC transporter permease: MILRLLRSDFKKLKVGMWILVFLGPIGIFGLTTLNYMLRYEYLLRQSDDRWMQLLQQINLFLAPALLLGAALLASLSANIEHETNAWKQLLALPISRVKVYCSKFIMISLLLFIPTILMFIGTWLFGSLYGWEQNIPFQEIAINSFYPYFAAMPILAIQLWFSVTSANQGTPLAVGIVGAVVSMYSYGGPEWLIWKWPLLKNKWDIPEISVLLGIIVGGVIFLISVIHFERKDVK, from the coding sequence ATGATCTTAAGGTTGTTACGTAGTGATTTTAAAAAGCTAAAAGTTGGAATGTGGATTCTTGTTTTCTTAGGACCGATTGGAATTTTTGGATTAACGACTTTAAATTATATGCTTCGTTATGAATATCTTCTTCGGCAGTCAGATGATCGCTGGATGCAGCTATTACAGCAAATCAATCTTTTTCTAGCACCAGCTTTACTTTTAGGAGCAGCACTACTTGCCTCATTATCTGCAAATATTGAGCATGAAACAAATGCTTGGAAGCAGCTTCTAGCACTTCCGATTAGTAGAGTAAAGGTGTATTGTTCAAAGTTTATCATGATTAGTCTTCTATTGTTTATTCCTACAATTCTTATGTTTATAGGAACCTGGTTGTTCGGTAGTCTTTATGGTTGGGAGCAGAACATTCCGTTTCAAGAAATTGCGATTAACAGCTTTTATCCGTATTTTGCTGCAATGCCTATTTTAGCCATACAGCTTTGGTTTTCTGTCACATCAGCTAATCAAGGAACACCGCTAGCAGTCGGAATCGTTGGTGCTGTTGTGTCCATGTACTCATATGGAGGTCCTGAATGGCTCATTTGGAAATGGCCGTTGCTTAAAAATAAGTGGGATATACCTGAAATTAGTGTGTTATTAGGAATTATTGTTGGTGGTGTCATTTTTCTTATCAGTGTTATTCATTTTGAACGAAAGGATGTGAAGTAA
- a CDS encoding ABC transporter permease gives MLGNLLYTEWIKLKKSKVLQILYISPILSTVAAYFTFTDFPGNQWMNSFFAMIMVQAILFLPLIAGLFSAAVCRYEHAEGGWKQLLALPVNRTQVYSAKYIIVCLFVALTQILLLVGLFLAGFLHGYNDTFPWKDVLVRLFMGWLGCLPIIALQLWVSTAWSSFAAPVALNVILTLPNILIANSEKFGPWYPWAQPFLRMVLEQQSGFTFSVETLVFVIVGGCMIFTLGGLFYFQRKAV, from the coding sequence TTGCTAGGAAATTTATTATATACAGAATGGATCAAACTTAAAAAGTCAAAGGTCTTACAAATCTTATATATTAGTCCCATTCTATCCACTGTCGCCGCTTATTTTACTTTTACTGATTTTCCCGGTAATCAATGGATGAATTCATTTTTTGCCATGATTATGGTTCAAGCAATTTTGTTTTTACCATTAATTGCTGGTCTTTTTTCCGCTGCTGTCTGCAGGTACGAACACGCAGAAGGGGGATGGAAACAGTTATTAGCATTACCAGTTAATCGAACTCAGGTATATAGTGCTAAGTATATTATTGTTTGCTTATTTGTAGCCCTTACTCAGATACTATTATTAGTAGGCTTATTTCTCGCAGGATTCTTACATGGTTACAACGATACTTTTCCATGGAAGGATGTTCTTGTTCGATTGTTTATGGGCTGGTTAGGCTGTTTACCCATTATCGCTTTGCAATTGTGGGTATCTACAGCATGGTCCAGCTTTGCTGCACCTGTTGCTTTAAATGTCATTTTAACTCTACCTAACATATTAATAGCAAACTCAGAAAAATTTGGTCCATGGTACCCTTGGGCACAACCATTTTTAAGAATGGTGTTAGAGCAGCAATCAGGTTTTACCTTTTCGGTTGAAACCTTGGTGTTTGTTATTGTTGGAGGGTGTATGATTTTTACATTAGGAGGTTTGTTTTATTTTCAGAGGAAAGCGGTTTAG